The DNA sequence tatatttactgttatataatgaatccgttaaagtagctttttctttttgttttactgtaaaactacaactataaatgaagtaaacaaaccctgacacaatcaaaattaaacacactttttggacttacctcatttgatttgaatgaccaaaatgatttcaaaaccttttttccacccaaatcgtggtatcacaacaatttattagtcgaaaatatttgttattttttcatttcgatattttttcacaattaacgacctaaatgtcaatgtgacagagcccacaaagttgtggacgctagttggcgctgtaatcgtgcacagagccaattgGTTTGTTAGTACAATTAAAGTATACCACGAATGGacacttttttataaatatttatacttttctacgttatgtttttttattgtctATTAACTTTCGATGTtcgcttttttattattaatgtcactTGAGGTAAAATAGACGGAATACGTGCTGAAACTGCATTTTATTGATACGACAGAATTAGAATAGTTAGTACGATTAACAGTATAACACTTAATTCAATTTACTACGTCACTTCAAAGTGAGCGGCGAAGTTGTAGTAGGTGGAAAGAGAATGAATGATCACATTTGCACTTAATGAAGAGTAGCTACTAGAGTGAATACTGACTGCCACTGACGCTAATTAGCGAGTACTAAATCGGTAGTCTTTAGTAATCCTGCCGCGGGGATGCGCTAAAAATACTCAATATTGCAAATCACTCACTTATGTAGCCGCGCCTGCTGGGCCTGCAGCGGGCgcacgcgcgcggcggcggcggcgtagGCCAAGTTGGCGCGCACCCAGGCGGCCAGGGGCGCGCACGCCGCGCTCGCACGCTTGGCCGTGGCCGGCTCGAACGAGCTGCCTCGCGTTTTCAACAGCTTCAGGTTCAGGCTGGTAATGCTTGAGCATGCCTCATTCTTCAAGACTCTCCAACAGTTCAATTTCTTGTCTTGATTGTTCGGTTCTATactctgaaataaaaaataaaaaaagattataAATCTCTCTCTACCCAATTATCATATTTCAGGAGATGAGTCTAATGTGTTGAGAGAATATACATGATCACCAAGAACAGGCCATGTTGACTATCTGATTCAGAATTGCATAATTCAGAATAGCAGTTGGGCTTTTATGAACATTAAATACTGTCCTAAATAATGTTTAACAATTAAACTATTTTGACTTTTTTCTTGCAAGAAAACAGACAATATTACACAGTATTCTagccatttttttaaaacaaatattataataacaggCCAAGCCACTGTTTGATTTAGCCTCCTTAGATATGTTTTAACATTAACTTAATGTCCTACTTGTATTATAGCAAATGAAACTGATTTATTCTACTAAGTAGAGTAATTTATTCTAGTCTAAAGGGATTGTCAATCAATAATTTTTACCTAATAACTTCATAGGATTGTTGGCTTCCTCCTCCTTTTGTTCCTCTTCTTCCCGCTTGGCCTGCTCCTCCGCCAGTTTCAGAGCCCGGAAGTGCCTCGTGGCCCCCGCTTCTATCTCGTAGTCCGTGTTCTTAGGATCTGTCTTGAATGATATCTTGAAGGCACCGTGTGCACTGAAATTGTAAATGAAACAGAACTGAGCATGTGTGTATTTACAACAATACGCAGAATagtacaggccaagagcttcctcgttgtggataaaaaaaaaagattaaaaatttaaaagtatGTTGCTAAAATCCTGAGACAATTATCATCTACACAACCGCTAAATCGTAAAAATGAGCCTTATTATGTCTCTGGACTCTGAATTATGTCAAAGCTTTTACTGAGTGTCGAAGTTAAACTGAAAACCAAGCTATAATGAAATAAACTCGACTTTAACATTGTGTAATGTGCTATTTGTTGGTTTTATGTAGAAAGAAAATACCTGTAAATTCTTATCCCAAGATAGTCCTCAATCTCTACATCCTCTTTACGGGCGTTGAACTTCTTTCCTTTGTAGATGTACTCGCCACACGTCGCGCAGCGCATGTTGAATGGGGCCATCAAACGCACGGTGTATTGGTTGGCGGTTTTTCGCCAATTTTATGCGCGGGATTTTGGAAGGATCGAAGTCTGGGGGATAGTATTTCTGAAAACATTAAACATTCCATGATAAAGCGATGATTATACGCTGAAATTGTTACAATTTAGAGTAACAATTTTACAGGGCGTTTCGACAGTGAAAGTAATACTTacgtttaaaacttttatttcctACATTTTGAATCAACTACACACTTCTTATTAGAAGTAAATAATCTTCTCagccaaaatttaattaaaatcgcaGTTAttacttcgggactttatttagactagttaggtaggaggtgaacatagcaaaagtccccgcccttagcccttgagccggcagggagaggggtgtttaaaggtaccacttttcagtttttcgcttaatcctcagAAACTATGACTGTTCTAGTGACATAACTACTACCTATGAACtcaaaaaagcttattcaatttgctacaggtgagatagtcaagttcttc is a window from the Ostrinia nubilalis chromosome 7, ilOstNubi1.1, whole genome shotgun sequence genome containing:
- the LOC135073290 gene encoding splicing factor YJU2-like; the protein is MAPFNMRCATCGEYIYKGKKFNARKEDVEIEDYLGIRIYSAHGAFKISFKTDPKNTDYEIEAGATRHFRALKLAEEQAKREEEEQKEEEANNPMKLLEYRTEQSRQEIELLESLEE